One Panicum virgatum strain AP13 chromosome 9K, P.virgatum_v5, whole genome shotgun sequence genomic region harbors:
- the LOC120649489 gene encoding type I inositol polyphosphate 5-phosphatase 4-like, with protein MREESNKKGKLSWSKSLVRKWFNVKSKAQDFHADYDASQGREEHGDERRTSCSEREAGTAKKSRTDGLSKRSIDRIRGGRNDVDAARLTEIQNYRVFASTWNVGGKSPPRGLNLDDWLHSSPPADIYVLGFQEIVPLNAGNVLGTEDNLPAKKWVSLVRRTLNKNPGSCCYGGYRTPSPVPDPVVELDADFEGSSRTQDSLSFLHRRSFNLSRSLRVEGNHMLSHPRLDRRFSVCDPVSLGGRPSDFDGNFPFMGSPDDHCIEEDTSNGTYLSPFPYCFFASAPMEENNDQPNTSRYCLVASKQMVGIFLTIWVRSEIRNDVRNLKVSCVGRGLMGYLGNKGSISISMSLHHTTFCFICCHLTSGEKEGDELRRNSDVMEILRKTRFPQVRGAGYVKSPETILEHDRIIWLGDLNYRIALSYCSAKALVEMHNWKQLLEKDQLRIERRCGRVFHGWKEGRIYFPPTYKYSFNSDLYSGVRPKEKRRTPAWCDRILWYGNGLMQLSYVRGESRFSDHRPVYSIFMAEVEIVRPRRRNMGYFSSRIEVEELLPYAYNSGEMKFY; from the exons ATGAGGGAAGAGAGCAACAAGAAGGGCAAG CTCTCCTGGTCGAAATCCCTTGTGAGGAAGTGGTTCAACGTCAAGTCTAAGGCGCAGGATTTCCACGCGGATTACGATGCGAGCCAAG GAAGGGAGGAGCATGGTGATGAAAGGAGGACCAGCTGCTCAGAGAGGGAAGCAGGCACAGCCAAGAAAAGCAGAACTG ACGGGTTGTCGAAGCGGAGTATTGACCGAATCCGTGGAGGAAGGAATGATGTCGATGCGGCACGCCTGACAGAAATTCAGAATTACAG AGTCTTTGCCTCTACATGGAATGTAGGTGGTAAATCGCCACCAAGGGGATTAAATCTTGATGACTGGCTCCATTCTTCACCTCCAGCTGATATCTACGTGTTAGG ATTTCAAGAAATTGTTCCCTTGAATGCTGGAAATGTTCTTGGCACTGAAGATAATCTCCCAGCAAAAAAGTGGGTATCCCTAGTTAGGAGGACATTGAATAAGAATCCTGGGTCGTGCTGTTATGGTGGCTATCGCACACCATCTCCTGTCCCTGATCCAGTTGTCGAACTGGATGCCGATTTTGAGGGATCGTCGAGAACGCAGGATAGTCTTTCATTTTTGCATCGTCGATCATTCAACCTTAGCCGGAGTTTAAGAGTTGAAGGGAACCATATGTTATCACACCCAAGGTTGGATCGTAGGTTCAGTGTGTGTGATCCAGTTAGCTTGGGAGGCAGGCCAAGTGACTTTGATGGAAATTTCCCGTTCATGGGATCACCAGATGATCATTGTATTGAGGAGGATACAAGCAATGGAACATATCTTTCACCCTTCCCATATTGCTTTTTCGCCTCAGCGCCTATGGAAGAAAATAATGATCAGCCAAATACATCTAG GTATTGTTTGGTTGCTAGCAAGCAGATGGTTGGTATATTTCTCACCATTTGGGTACGCAGCGAAATAAGAAATGATGTGAGAAACCTGAAAGTTTCTTGTGTGGGTAGAGGACTAATGGGTTATCTGGGAAATAAG GGGTCTATATCCATAAGCATGTCTTTGCACCACACAACCTTTTGCTTTATCTGTTGTCACTTGACCTCGGGGGAAAAGGAGGGAGATGAACTGCGAAGGAATTCTGATGTTATGGAAATTCTAAGGAAGACTAGATTTCCTCAGGTCCGCGGCGCTGGTTATGTTAAGTCACCAGAAACAATTCTTGAGCATGA TCGTATCATTTGGCTTGGGGATTTGAATTACCGGATCGCTCTTTCGTACTGCTCAGCTAAAGCTCTTGTTGAAATGCATAATTGGAAGCAACTATTGGAGAAAGATCAG CTTCGTATAGAACGGAGATGTGGGCGTGTTTTCCATGGATGGAAAGAAGGCAGGATCTATTTTCCtccaacatataagtattcattCAACTCAGATCTTTATTCTGGTGTTCGCCCCAAAGAAAAGCGGAGAACACCAGCTTG GTGTGACCGCATTTTGTGGTATGGTAATGGCCTCATGCAATTGTCCTATGTACGTGGAGAATCCCGCTTCTCTGATCACAGACCCGTGTACAGTATTTTCATGGCTGAGGTTGAAATTGTCCGTCCTAGAAGAAGGAATATGGGCTATTTCAGCTCTAGAATTGAGGTGGAAGAGCTTTTGCCGTATGCTTACAACTCTGGAGAAATGAAGTTCTACTAA